AGAAGTACCAGCAGATCGTGCAGTTGTTCAAATCAATTCCTGGCAATGACTTGGAGAGAGCTAAAGGTTCTGCTAGTAGAGGCAACACTGTCGCTATGCAGTTCCTGCTTGACATTGAAATTGATGTTGATGTAACAGATGGTTCCAAGAGGACGCTGTTGCACTTGGCAGCGGAAGCCGGTCACACGGACATGGTGCAGGTCCTTTTGAACTCGGGTGCCCATATAAATGCTGCAGCAAATGATGGGGCCACGCCCTTGAACTTGGCGGCTGGTAGAGGCCACCTGGAAGTGTGTAGGCTGCTTCTTGATGCCCAGGCACAGGTGAAGAAGAGGGGAGTGGAAAGAGCAAGAAGTGCGCTGCATAGCGCTGCCTATAGAGGTCGTCTAAAAGTGTGTGAGTTGCTACTTGCTAAAGGAGCTGATGTGAACGTATTAGATGGCAGTCAGAACACTCCACTGCACCTGGCAGCAAAGGGAGGACACGTGGATGTGTGTGAGTTGCTGCTTGCTGCCAAAGTATGGATGAACAGGAAGGAACAATACGGTAAGACTGAACTGCATTACGCTGCCCATGAAGGTCATCTTGAAGTGTGTGAGTTACTGCTTGCTAAAGGAGCTGATGTGAACGTATTAGATAGCAGTCAGAACACTCCGCTGCACCTGGCATTAAAGGGAGGACACGCGGATGTATGTGAGTTGCTGCTTGCTAAAGGAGCTGATGTGAACGTATTAGATAACAGTCAGAACACTCCGCTGCACCTGGCATTAAATGGAGGACACGTGGTTGTGTGTGAGTTGCTGCTTGCTGCCAAAGTAAGGGTGAACAAGAAGGATCAATATGGTAAGACTGAACTCCATTACGCTGCCCATGGAGGTCATCTTAAAGTGTGTGACTTGCTACTTGCTAAAGGAGCTGATGTGAACTTATTAGATAACAGTCAGAACACTCCACTGCACCTGGCATTACAGGGAGGACACGTGGAAGTGTGTGAGTTGCTTGCTAAAGGAGCGGATGTGAACGTATTAGATGGCAGTCAGAACACTCCACTGCACCTGGCTGCACAGGGAGGGCACGTGGAAGTGTGCAGTATTCTTCTTTCTGCCAGAGCAGAGGTCAGCAAGAAAGGAGGACAACACAGGAGTGCACTGCATTATGCCGCAGAACGGGGCCACCTCAAATTGTGTGAGTTGCTACTTTCTAAAGGAGCAGATGTGAACGCCGAAGACACCTCACTGACATCTTCACTTCAACTGGCTGCAGAGAGAGGACACGTGGATATATGTAGGGTGCTTGTTGCTGCCAAAGCACAAGTGAACAAAACGAGAGAAAATGGTGAGACGGCACTGCATTGCGCTGCACGAGGAGGCCACTCTAAAATTTGTGAGTTGCTACTCTCTAATGGAGCACAGCCGAACATAGAAGATTACAAGAGGATCTCTCCACTGCACCTGGCTGCACAGAAAGGACACGTGGATGTCTGTGGGATACTTCTTGCTTTTAAAGCACAAGTGAACAAGAAGGAAGAGTCCAGTAGGACTGCTCTGCATTACGCTGCTCAGGCGGGCCACCTCAGAGTGTGTGAGTTTCTAGTCTCTAAAGGAGCAGAGGTGAATGCGAAAGATCGCAATGACAGATCTCCACTGCAGCTTGCTTCAAGTAATTATAAACATTCTGTGGTGCAGTTCTTACAATCCAAACAGATATTGTAGCTCCTCATTCTACTTCTGTGGGCGGGTAAGTTATGACAGTCAACATTTATAAATtcactggcttcatttatacaccgacggatccttgatctccagagaacaaggtgccggtgcaggtgttacgtgctgtttcttctcactttatactcgtagatctcttgggtatggaacaacaagttttgatggagaaatgaTTGCAATAAGTGAACgtctcaggaatcttctgtgtcacatcagtaaatttaaaaatggagttatattgtcagactccaaagcagctattctatcaatagtctctaaacacacaccttcatttcaa
This sequence is a window from Periplaneta americana isolate PAMFEO1 chromosome 2, P.americana_PAMFEO1_priV1, whole genome shotgun sequence. Protein-coding genes within it:
- the LOC138712432 gene encoding ankyrin-1-like, which gives rise to MEKPHAMPGQMMRLKTLEEQLAQLLPLLEKLGTQSVCASEDEKLKENEGLKNEIEVLKNKLKMKEDELQNKEEELKKIKEVETEQKYQQIVQLFKSIPGNDLERAKGSASRGNTVAMQFLLDIEIDVDVTDGSKRTLLHLAAEAGHTDMVQVLLNSGAHINAAANDGATPLNLAAGRGHLEVCRLLLDAQAQVKKRGVERARSALHSAAYRGRLKVCELLLAKGADVNVLDGSQNTPLHLAAKGGHVDVCELLLAAKVWMNRKEQYGKTELHYAAHEGHLEVCELLLAKGADVNVLDSSQNTPLHLALKGGHADVCELLLAKGADVNVLDNSQNTPLHLALNGGHVVVCELLLAAKVRVNKKDQYGKTELHYAAHGGHLKVCDLLLAKGADVNLLDNSQNTPLHLALQGGHVEVCELLAKGADVNVLDGSQNTPLHLAAQGGHVEVCSILLSARAEVSKKGGQHRSALHYAAERGHLKLCELLLSKGADVNAEDTSLTSSLQLAAERGHVDICRVLVAAKAQVNKTRENGETALHCAARGGHSKICELLLSNGAQPNIEDYKRISPLHLAAQKGHVDVCGILLAFKAQVNKKEESSRTALHYAAQAGHLRVCEFLVSKGAEVNAKDRNDRSPLQLASSNYKHSVVQFLQSKQIL